A window of Dorea formicigenerans contains these coding sequences:
- a CDS encoding S8 family peptidase, whose protein sequence is MDRVKKMVHYWCDDIKKAGLTGKGVTVAVLDTGLAPHPDFKSRVVGWRDCIYRKEKCYDDNGHGTHVAGILGGSGQMSGGILSGIAPLCRFVIVKVLDQKGEANVASILAGLKWVEMNHRKYKIRIVNLSAGAGENLEPGKEKMLIEAVEHLWDLGLVVVVSSGNNGPGEGTIAIPGNSRKVITVGAVKTEKAEKGSCSGAGPTKECVVKPDVIAPGYQIISCNSQIHGKKDAYTVKSGSSMATPVVSGAVALLMEKYPRISNVEVKLRLRETCIHLPGAGEQGWGMLNIRDFLKL, encoded by the coding sequence ATGGATCGTGTAAAAAAGATGGTGCATTATTGGTGTGATGATATAAAAAAAGCAGGGCTTACCGGAAAAGGGGTGACGGTTGCGGTTCTGGATACCGGACTTGCGCCACATCCGGATTTTAAGAGCAGGGTTGTCGGCTGGCGGGACTGTATATATAGGAAAGAAAAATGTTATGATGATAATGGACATGGAACTCATGTGGCAGGGATCTTAGGTGGAAGTGGACAGATGTCCGGTGGGATTCTGTCCGGAATTGCTCCGCTTTGTCGATTTGTTATTGTAAAAGTGTTGGATCAAAAAGGGGAGGCAAATGTAGCGAGTATTCTTGCAGGTCTTAAGTGGGTGGAAATGAATCACAGAAAATATAAGATACGGATTGTGAATCTGTCAGCAGGAGCTGGGGAAAATCTGGAGCCCGGGAAAGAAAAAATGTTGATCGAAGCTGTAGAACATCTCTGGGACTTGGGTCTAGTTGTTGTGGTGTCATCGGGAAATAACGGACCGGGAGAAGGAACCATTGCAATTCCGGGAAACAGTCGTAAAGTGATTACGGTCGGTGCTGTAAAAACAGAAAAAGCAGAGAAGGGGAGCTGTTCGGGAGCCGGTCCTACGAAAGAATGTGTAGTGAAACCGGACGTAATAGCACCGGGATACCAGATCATTTCCTGCAACAGTCAGATACACGGAAAGAAAGATGCGTATACGGTAAAAAGTGGAAGTTCCATGGCGACCCCGGTCGTGTCCGGTGCGGTTGCTTTATTGATGGAAAAATATCCGAGGATTAGCAATGTAGAGGTGAAATTAAGACTCAGGGAGACGTGCATACATTTACCCGGAGCAGGCGAACAGGGGTGGGGAATGTTGAATATCCGCGATTTTCTGAAACTTTAG
- the ylxM gene encoding YlxM family DNA-binding protein — MITQVINVNEILKQALLFDFYGELLTDHQKEIYGQFLLEDLSLGEIARDAGISRQGVHDIVKRCEQALAGYEEKLHLVEKFMTVKNKVKQIDELLDEYEKERREDILSGIRILSGEIIEEL; from the coding sequence ATGATAACACAGGTGATAAATGTGAATGAGATTCTAAAACAGGCTCTTCTGTTTGATTTCTATGGAGAATTACTGACAGATCATCAGAAAGAGATATACGGACAGTTTCTATTAGAGGATCTCTCCCTTGGGGAGATTGCCAGGGATGCCGGTATCAGCAGACAGGGAGTACATGATATTGTAAAGCGGTGTGAACAGGCACTGGCAGGATATGAAGAAAAGCTTCATCTTGTTGAGAAGTTCATGACCGTGAAGAATAAAGTAAAACAGATTGATGAATTGCTGGATGAGTATGAGAAAGAACGCAGGGAAGATATTTTAAGCGGAATTCGAATCTTGTCCGGAGAAATCATAGAGGAGTTATAG
- the ffh gene encoding signal recognition particle protein, with protein sequence MAFDSLTEKLQNVFKNLRSKGRLTEADVQEALKEIKRALLAADVNFKVVKDFIKTVQERAVGQDVMNGLNPGQMVIKIVNEELCNLMGSETTEIKLQPGSAITVIMMAGLQGAGKTTTTAKLAGKFKLKGKKPLLVACDVYRPAAIKQLQINGEKQGVEVFTMGDNHKPANIAKAAIEHAQKNGNNLVILDTAGRLHIDEDMMAELEEIKNTVTVHQTILVIDAMTGQDAVNVAKEFDEKIGVDGVIVTKLDGDTRGGAALSVKAVTGKPILYVGMGEKLSDLEQFYPDRMANRILGMGDVLSLIEKAEAELDIDEDKAKEMSKKMKKAQFDFDDYLESIKQMKKLGGLGNIMNMLPGLGGMGMGKMKGLGDEQMDEAEKGMARMEAMIHSMTPAERRDPDLLNPSRKHRIAKGAGVDISEVNRMIKQFNEAKKMMKTFAKPGKKGKFKLPF encoded by the coding sequence ATGGCGTTTGACAGTCTGACAGAAAAACTGCAGAATGTATTTAAGAATCTTAGAAGTAAAGGAAGACTTACGGAAGCAGATGTGCAGGAAGCGTTAAAGGAGATTAAGCGTGCGCTTCTGGCGGCAGATGTAAACTTTAAGGTTGTAAAGGATTTTATTAAGACTGTTCAGGAAAGAGCGGTCGGCCAGGATGTTATGAATGGTCTGAATCCGGGTCAGATGGTAATTAAGATTGTAAATGAAGAACTTTGTAATCTGATGGGATCTGAGACAACCGAGATCAAGCTTCAGCCGGGAAGTGCCATTACAGTGATTATGATGGCAGGTCTTCAGGGAGCAGGTAAGACGACTACAACAGCAAAGCTTGCTGGGAAGTTTAAGTTAAAAGGCAAGAAACCGCTTTTGGTTGCCTGCGATGTTTATCGTCCTGCAGCAATTAAGCAGTTACAGATCAACGGGGAAAAGCAGGGTGTGGAAGTATTTACCATGGGTGACAACCATAAACCGGCGAATATTGCAAAGGCTGCAATTGAGCATGCCCAGAAGAATGGCAATAATCTGGTGATCCTTGATACGGCAGGACGTCTTCATATCGATGAAGATATGATGGCTGAGCTGGAAGAGATTAAGAATACTGTTACTGTACATCAGACAATTCTTGTTATTGATGCTATGACCGGACAGGATGCGGTCAATGTGGCAAAAGAATTTGATGAAAAGATTGGTGTAGACGGTGTGATCGTGACCAAACTGGACGGTGACACAAGAGGTGGTGCTGCGTTATCCGTTAAGGCAGTAACCGGAAAACCGATTCTGTATGTCGGTATGGGCGAGAAGCTTTCTGATTTGGAGCAATTTTATCCGGATCGTATGGCAAACCGGATTCTCGGTATGGGAGATGTCTTATCTCTGATCGAGAAGGCGGAGGCAGAACTTGACATTGACGAGGACAAAGCAAAAGAGATGTCCAAGAAGATGAAAAAAGCCCAGTTTGATTTTGATGATTATCTTGAGAGCATCAAGCAGATGAAGAAGCTTGGAGGACTTGGAAATATCATGAACATGTTGCCGGGACTTGGCGGTATGGGAATGGGCAAGATGAAAGGTCTTGGCGATGAGCAGATGGATGAAGCAGAAAAAGGTATGGCACGTATGGAAGCTATGATCCATTCTATGACACCAGCTGAGAGAAGAGATCCGGATCTTTTAAATCCATCAAGAAAGCACAGAATCGCAAAAGGAGCAGGTGTAGACATCAGTGAAGTAAACCGTATGATCAAGCAGTTCAACGAAGCAAAGAAGATGATGAAGACATTTGCAAAACCAGGCAAAAAAGGCAAGTTCAAGTTGCCTTTCTAA
- the rpsP gene encoding 30S ribosomal protein S16, whose translation MAVKIRLRRMGQKKAPFYRIVVADSRAPRDGKFIEEIGTYDPNLEPSGISVDEEAAKRWLNTGAQPTEVVGKIFKAAGIEK comes from the coding sequence ATGGCAGTAAAAATCAGATTAAGAAGAATGGGACAGAAGAAAGCACCTTTTTATAGAATCGTAGTAGCAGATTCCAGAGCCCCAAGAGATGGAAAGTTCATCGAGGAGATTGGAACATATGATCCAAACCTTGAGCCAAGCGGAATTTCTGTAGACGAGGAAGCAGCTAAGAGATGGTTAAATACAGGAGCTCAGCCGACAGAGGTTGTAGGAAAGATCTTTAAAGCAGCTGGAATTGAGAAATAG
- a CDS encoding KH domain-containing protein, whose amino-acid sequence MKELVEVIAKALVDDPESVTVNERTEKKTTILEVRVADSDMGKVIGKQGRIAKAIRSVVKAAAAKEDKKVIVDILD is encoded by the coding sequence ATGAAAGAGTTAGTTGAAGTCATTGCAAAAGCTCTTGTCGATGATCCGGAAAGCGTAACGGTAAACGAACGCACGGAGAAGAAGACAACTATCCTGGAAGTACGTGTTGCAGATTCTGATATGGGGAAAGTAATCGGAAAACAGGGACGTATTGCCAAGGCTATCCGTTCAGTAGTAAAAGCAGCGGCAGCGAAGGAAGACAAGAAAGTGATTGTAGATATTCTGGATTAA
- the rimM gene encoding ribosome maturation factor RimM (Essential for efficient processing of 16S rRNA) encodes MEQLLQVGVITQPHGVRGEVKVFPTTDDPVRFKKLKKVILDTGKEKLDLEVEHVKFFKQFVIVKFKEFDNINDIERYKRCPLLVTRENAVPLEEDEYFVADMIGMKVITEDGTEFGTLSDVMETGANDVYVIDSKEHGEVLMPAIKECVLNVDMESGIITVHLMNGLI; translated from the coding sequence ATGGAACAGTTATTGCAGGTAGGTGTCATCACACAGCCACACGGGGTGCGCGGAGAAGTGAAAGTCTTTCCGACTACAGATGATCCGGTAAGATTTAAGAAACTGAAAAAAGTAATTCTGGATACGGGAAAAGAAAAGCTGGATCTGGAAGTGGAACATGTGAAGTTTTTTAAGCAGTTCGTTATTGTAAAATTTAAAGAATTTGACAATATTAATGATATTGAGCGTTATAAACGCTGTCCGTTGCTCGTGACGAGAGAAAATGCTGTGCCGCTGGAAGAAGATGAGTATTTTGTTGCAGACATGATCGGCATGAAAGTTATAACAGAAGATGGAACAGAATTCGGAACACTGAGTGACGTGATGGAAACAGGGGCGAATGATGTCTATGTGATTGATTCAAAGGAGCATGGAGAGGTTCTTATGCCTGCAATTAAAGAATGTGTTCTGAACGTAGATATGGAAAGTGGGATCATTACTGTTCATCTGATGAATGGTCTGATTTAA
- the trmD gene encoding tRNA (guanosine(37)-N1)-methyltransferase TrmD: MQFYIMTLFPDMVMDGLNTSIIGRAMDKGLLDIEAVNIRDYAFNKHNSVDDYPYGGGAGMLMQAEPVYQCYEAVKKKIEVKALLSNPGTRKSPRVIYLSPQGKTFNQTMAEEFAQEEDLVFLCGHYEGIDERVLNEVVTDYVSIGDYVLTGGELPAMIMIDAISRLVPGVLHNDVSAEFESFQDNLLEYPQYSRPEIWHDKQVPAILLSGHHANIEKWRREQSVIRTAKNRPDLIEKAKLTKEEQKLAKEIMLEATGQ, encoded by the coding sequence ATGCAGTTTTATATTATGACATTATTTCCGGACATGGTGATGGACGGTCTGAATACAAGTATTATCGGACGTGCCATGGATAAAGGACTTTTGGATATAGAAGCGGTAAATATCAGAGACTATGCATTTAACAAACACAACAGCGTAGATGATTATCCTTATGGTGGGGGAGCAGGTATGCTGATGCAGGCAGAGCCTGTGTATCAGTGCTATGAGGCTGTGAAAAAGAAAATAGAAGTGAAAGCTTTGCTAAGCAATCCGGGTACCAGGAAAAGCCCGCGTGTGATTTATCTGTCTCCACAGGGGAAGACATTTAACCAGACGATGGCAGAGGAATTTGCCCAGGAAGAAGATCTGGTATTTTTGTGCGGACATTATGAAGGAATTGATGAACGGGTATTAAATGAAGTTGTCACAGACTATGTGTCGATTGGAGACTATGTCCTGACTGGCGGAGAGCTTCCGGCTATGATTATGATCGATGCGATTTCCAGACTGGTGCCGGGGGTTCTGCATAATGATGTGTCCGCAGAATTCGAGAGCTTTCAGGATAATCTTCTTGAGTACCCACAGTATTCCAGACCGGAGATCTGGCATGATAAGCAGGTGCCAGCCATACTTTTGTCCGGTCATCATGCGAATATAGAAAAATGGCGCAGAGAGCAGTCTGTGATCCGCACAGCAAAGAACCGTCCGGATCTGATTGAAAAAGCCAAACTGACAAAAGAAGAGCAGAAGTTGGCGAAAGAAATTATGCTTGAAGCTACAGGACAGTAG
- the rplS gene encoding 50S ribosomal protein L19, with the protein MNDIIKNIEAAQLKEQAPEFRVGDTVKVYGKIKEGNRERIQIFEGTVLKRQGGGSRETFTVRKTSNGIGVEKTWPVHSPNVEKVEVVRRGKVRRAKLNYLRDRVGKKAKVKELVK; encoded by the coding sequence ATGAACGATATTATTAAGAATATTGAGGCAGCTCAGTTAAAAGAGCAGGCTCCAGAATTCAGAGTTGGAGATACTGTAAAGGTTTACGGTAAGATTAAAGAGGGTAACCGTGAGAGAATTCAGATTTTTGAAGGAACTGTTCTTAAGAGACAGGGTGGCGGTTCAAGAGAGACATTTACAGTTAGAAAGACATCTAACGGAATCGGTGTTGAGAAGACATGGCCAGTTCACTCACCTAACGTAGAGAAGGTTGAAGTAGTAAGAAGAGGTAAAGTAAGAAGAGCTAAACTTAACTACTTAAGAGACCGCGTTGGTAAGAAAGCTAAAGTTAAAGAGCTGGTAAAATAA
- the lepB gene encoding signal peptidase I gives MKKSSIRGNFTGRENARKRAAKKRRKQREAKRRKLLRQQKRMQQPTKKKVVKLLRNIDWSLIPVIGKWIFQIALTILIAFVCVWYFGQRVSVVGDSMKPVLENGDIVLANRIVYNASKPKRGDVIIFKPKGNENSHYYIKRIIALPGESVEIVENSVYINGEKLQEDYETSKIDDVGIVNEKIKLGSDEYFVLGDDRQNSEDSRNANVGNVKYSYIYGKAWFVISPKTHFGFVKE, from the coding sequence ATGAAAAAAAGTTCGATAAGGGGTAATTTTACGGGCAGAGAGAATGCCAGAAAAAGGGCGGCAAAGAAACGCCGGAAACAGCGGGAAGCTAAGAGAAGAAAGCTTTTAAGACAGCAGAAGAGAATGCAGCAGCCGACAAAGAAAAAAGTTGTAAAGCTGTTAAGAAACATAGACTGGTCTTTAATCCCAGTTATTGGAAAGTGGATTTTTCAGATTGCATTGACAATACTGATCGCATTTGTGTGTGTATGGTATTTCGGACAGCGTGTGAGTGTTGTCGGAGATTCCATGAAGCCGGTTCTTGAAAACGGGGATATTGTGCTCGCCAACCGGATTGTGTATAATGCAAGCAAGCCGAAGCGTGGCGATGTCATTATATTTAAACCAAAGGGAAATGAAAATTCCCATTATTATATTAAGCGGATCATTGCTCTTCCAGGAGAGAGCGTGGAGATTGTCGAAAATTCAGTCTACATCAATGGTGAAAAGCTGCAAGAAGATTATGAGACTTCCAAGATTGATGATGTCGGCATTGTAAATGAAAAGATAAAATTAGGCAGTGATGAATATTTTGTTCTTGGTGACGACAGGCAGAACAGTGAAGACAGCCGTAATGCCAATGTAGGAAATGTGAAATACAGCTACATTTACGGAAAAGCCTGGTTTGTCATCTCGCCAAAAACACACTTTGGATTTGTAAAGGAGTAG
- the ylqF gene encoding ribosome biogenesis GTPase YlqF, protein MHFQWYPGHMTKAKRMMQENIKLIDLIIELVDARVPLSSRNPDIDELGKNKARLIILNKSDLAEERWNEAWTEYFKKKGFHVVKVNSRKGGGVKSVQSVIQEACKAKIERDRKRGILNRPVRAMVVGIPNVGKSTFINSLAGKAAAKTGNKPGVTKGKQWIRLNKQVELLDTPGILWPKFEDQTVGLRLALIGSIKDEVLQTEELAAELIRFLAANYPGVLENKYTITAAPDPYVMLGRIAESRHCLVRGNELDTEKAAMILMDDFREGKLGRLTLEYPQTEEA, encoded by the coding sequence ATGCATTTTCAGTGGTATCCGGGTCATATGACAAAAGCAAAGCGTATGATGCAGGAAAATATTAAATTGATTGATTTGATCATTGAGCTTGTAGATGCCAGGGTTCCGTTATCCAGCAGGAATCCGGATATTGATGAGCTTGGTAAGAATAAAGCGAGACTGATCATTTTGAATAAATCAGATCTGGCAGAGGAAAGATGGAATGAGGCATGGACCGAATATTTTAAGAAAAAAGGATTCCATGTTGTGAAAGTAAATTCAAGAAAAGGCGGCGGAGTAAAATCCGTACAAAGCGTGATCCAGGAGGCATGTAAGGCGAAGATCGAGCGCGACAGAAAGCGTGGGATTCTGAACCGTCCGGTTCGTGCCATGGTCGTTGGAATTCCGAATGTAGGAAAGTCTACATTTATTAATTCACTTGCCGGAAAAGCAGCCGCTAAAACCGGTAACAAGCCAGGTGTAACGAAAGGAAAACAATGGATCCGCCTGAACAAACAGGTAGAGCTTCTGGATACACCGGGAATTCTTTGGCCAAAATTCGAAGATCAGACAGTAGGATTGCGGCTTGCGCTGATCGGTTCGATTAAGGATGAGGTGTTACAGACAGAAGAGCTGGCAGCAGAGTTGATCCGTTTTCTGGCAGCAAATTATCCGGGTGTACTGGAGAATAAGTATACCATTACAGCTGCCCCAGACCCATATGTAATGCTTGGGCGTATTGCAGAAAGCAGACATTGCCTTGTTCGTGGAAATGAACTGGATACGGAGAAGGCAGCCATGATTTTGATGGATGATTTCCGGGAAGGAAAGCTTGGACGACTTACGCTTGAGTATCCACAGACAGAAGAAGCGTAA
- the lepB gene encoding signal peptidase I encodes MSRRRRRREPGIIREILGWIFYIIVILVLTYVIITYVGQRTSVSGSSMETTLSDGDQLLVDKLSYRFQDPKRFDIIVFPYQYEENTYYIKRIIGLPGETVQVVDGYVYINGSRLESDIYGNELMDDPMAASQPITLGEDEYFVLGDNRNHSQDSRDPSVGEVKKDTIMGKAWVRIYPFDKMGVIRHE; translated from the coding sequence ATGTCAAGAAGACGAAGAAGGAGAGAGCCGGGAATTATAAGAGAGATATTAGGGTGGATTTTTTATATTATAGTCATTCTTGTCTTAACATATGTCATCATTACTTATGTGGGACAAAGAACAAGTGTCAGCGGGTCATCCATGGAGACGACTCTAAGCGATGGAGATCAGCTTCTGGTGGACAAGCTGTCTTACCGGTTCCAAGATCCGAAACGTTTTGATATTATTGTATTTCCATATCAGTATGAGGAAAATACTTACTATATAAAACGTATTATCGGGCTGCCGGGAGAGACGGTACAGGTAGTAGACGGTTATGTCTATATCAATGGCAGCCGCTTGGAATCAGACATTTATGGAAATGAACTGATGGACGATCCGATGGCGGCATCGCAGCCAATTACCCTTGGAGAAGATGAATATTTTGTACTTGGCGATAACCGGAATCACAGTCAGGATAGCCGTGACCCGAGTGTAGGAGAAGTGAAGAAAGATACGATCATGGGAAAAGCGTGGGTGCGTATCTATCCATTTGACAAGATGGGAGTGATCAGGCATGAATAA
- a CDS encoding ribonuclease HII: MNKREEEKLKKQQERLEKEIARTKAMSTFEEEYKDYPYICGIDEVGRGPLAGPVVAGAVILPKDDMILYLNDSKKLSEKKREMLYDEIMNRAVATGIGMASPARIDEINILQATYEAMRMAIDNLKVRPDILLNDAVTIPQVDILQVPIIKGDAKSISIAAASIIAKVTRDRLMVEYDKVLPGYDFASNKGYGTKAHIAGLKELGPTPIHRRSFIHNYV, translated from the coding sequence ATGAATAAGCGGGAAGAAGAAAAGCTGAAAAAACAGCAGGAACGTCTGGAAAAAGAGATTGCAAGAACAAAAGCAATGAGCACATTTGAAGAAGAATACAAGGATTATCCGTACATTTGCGGGATTGACGAGGTCGGACGAGGACCGTTGGCAGGTCCGGTCGTGGCAGGAGCTGTGATTCTGCCCAAAGATGATATGATCTTGTATCTGAATGATTCAAAAAAGCTGTCCGAAAAAAAGCGTGAAATGCTGTATGACGAGATCATGAACCGCGCGGTAGCAACGGGGATTGGTATGGCAAGTCCTGCGAGAATTGATGAAATTAATATTTTGCAGGCCACTTATGAAGCAATGCGTATGGCAATTGATAATCTGAAAGTGCGTCCGGACATTTTGTTAAATGATGCGGTGACGATTCCACAGGTAGACATTTTGCAGGTGCCGATCATCAAAGGTGACGCGAAAAGCATTTCTATCGCGGCAGCGAGTATTATTGCAAAAGTGACGAGAGACCGGCTGATGGTGGAATATGACAAGGTACTGCCGGGGTATGATTTCGCAAGTAATAAAGGATATGGAACGAAAGCACATATTGCAGGGTTAAAAGAACTGGGACCGACACCGATCCACAGAAGATCTTTCATACATAATTATGTATAA
- a CDS encoding YraN family protein — translation MYKKNNRRTGTGYERKAGAYLESLGYKIVTYNYRCRLGEIDLIARDGEYLVFVEVKYRTTGVSGYPAEAVDARKQQTIAKCAMHFLMKQGNDDVPCRFDVVAIAGAEGQEEITLYKDAFTLM, via the coding sequence ATGTATAAGAAGAATAATCGCAGGACAGGCACCGGCTATGAAAGGAAAGCAGGTGCTTATCTTGAATCTTTGGGATACAAGATTGTGACATATAATTATCGCTGCAGGCTGGGAGAGATCGATCTGATTGCAAGAGACGGAGAATACCTTGTCTTTGTAGAAGTGAAATATAGAACTACGGGTGTAAGCGGCTATCCGGCAGAGGCAGTCGATGCCCGTAAACAACAGACTATCGCAAAATGTGCCATGCATTTTCTGATGAAGCAGGGGAACGATGACGTACCATGCAGATTCGACGTGGTTGCCATAGCCGGAGCTGAGGGTCAGGAAGAAATCACGCTATATAAAGATGCATTTACACTGATGTAG
- the pgeF gene encoding peptidoglycan editing factor PgeF, with amino-acid sequence MSLGLKYKNNEQIFAERQRGGVPYLSYPLFENTGIVNHGFSTRLGGVSTGCFSSMNISLTRGDDPEAVKKNRELIAQAIGVEVADFTYTQQTHTTNVKRVYARERGQSFPETDGMITDVPGICLVTSYADCVPLYFVDPVKKVIGLSHSGWRGTVGKIGKVTVEKMEEEFGCDPADILGAVGPSICQDCYEVSEDVIKKFRENYDENLWPEIFYQKENGKYQLNLWKANESVFLESGILPEHIAVTNVCTHCNPDILFSHRTTGNERGTLSAFLALKK; translated from the coding sequence ATGAGTCTTGGATTAAAATATAAGAATAATGAGCAGATATTTGCAGAGCGGCAGCGCGGCGGTGTGCCGTATCTGTCCTATCCGCTTTTTGAAAATACAGGAATCGTCAATCATGGATTTTCTACCAGACTTGGTGGAGTCAGTACCGGGTGCTTCAGTTCTATGAACATCAGCCTGACAAGAGGAGATGATCCGGAGGCGGTGAAAAAGAATCGTGAACTGATTGCGCAGGCAATCGGCGTAGAAGTGGCAGATTTTACTTATACGCAGCAGACACATACGACGAATGTAAAGCGCGTATACGCCAGGGAGAGGGGACAGTCCTTTCCTGAGACAGACGGAATGATTACGGACGTGCCGGGAATCTGTCTTGTAACTTCTTATGCAGATTGTGTACCACTTTATTTTGTGGATCCGGTGAAGAAAGTCATTGGACTGAGCCATTCTGGATGGAGAGGAACAGTTGGAAAGATTGGAAAAGTAACTGTGGAAAAGATGGAGGAAGAGTTTGGTTGTGATCCGGCAGATATTTTAGGAGCGGTAGGACCGTCTATCTGTCAGGATTGTTATGAAGTCAGTGAAGATGTTATTAAAAAATTCCGTGAGAATTATGACGAAAATCTCTGGCCTGAAATTTTTTATCAGAAAGAAAATGGGAAATATCAGTTGAATTTATGGAAGGCAAATGAGTCTGTTTTTTTAGAATCAGGAATTCTTCCGGAGCATATTGCAGTGACCAATGTATGTACACACTGCAACCCGGATATTTTGTTCTCACACAGAACAACAGGAAATGAACGCGGAACATTGAGTGCATTTCTTGCCCTGAAGAAATAG
- a CDS encoding mechanosensitive ion channel family protein, protein MNSMLLKLATTQGTSLKVDSGDVSQGVADATKGVTDATQDAVNEVNQATQYLQDHLSDLIGFGVKVLIAIAVFMIGRVLIQFIRKIVRKSLARSSADKGVEQFVDSVLKFSLYFLLIFMIAAKLGVDTTSVAAIIASGGVAIGLALQGSLSNFAGGVLILLLKPFEVGDYIIEDTNHNEGTVKEIQIFYTKLSTVDNKTIVIPNGMLTNNSLTNATAKAERKLDLKVDIAYEADLRKAKAVIEEIIRQDDATIKNEEILVFVHELAESSVVIGARAWVKNEDYWNARWRILEEIKLKLDENEIEMAYPHLTVQMGKEN, encoded by the coding sequence ATGAATAGCATGTTGTTAAAATTGGCAACAACACAGGGAACATCCTTAAAAGTGGATTCAGGGGATGTGTCACAAGGGGTGGCAGATGCGACAAAAGGAGTGACAGATGCAACGCAGGATGCAGTGAATGAGGTGAATCAGGCAACGCAGTATCTGCAGGATCATCTTTCAGACCTGATCGGATTTGGAGTGAAAGTGCTGATCGCAATTGCAGTATTTATGATCGGGCGTGTTCTGATCCAATTTATACGGAAAATTGTGAGAAAATCGCTGGCAAGGTCCAGTGCAGACAAAGGAGTAGAGCAGTTCGTAGACTCTGTTTTGAAATTTTCTTTATATTTTCTGTTGATTTTTATGATTGCAGCAAAATTAGGAGTTGATACAACTTCAGTGGCAGCGATTATTGCTTCTGGCGGTGTAGCAATCGGTCTTGCTCTGCAGGGAAGCCTTTCTAATTTTGCAGGCGGAGTATTGATTCTGCTTCTGAAACCATTTGAAGTGGGAGATTATATTATTGAGGATACAAACCACAACGAAGGGACGGTAAAGGAAATTCAGATTTTTTATACAAAGTTATCGACCGTTGATAATAAAACGATTGTGATTCCAAATGGAATGCTGACCAACAACAGTCTGACGAATGCAACGGCTAAGGCGGAGAGAAAGCTGGATCTGAAAGTAGATATTGCTTATGAAGCGGACTTGCGAAAAGCAAAGGCGGTCATTGAGGAGATTATCAGACAGGACGATGCGACCATCAAGAATGAAGAAATTCTGGTATTTGTCCATGAACTTGCAGAAAGTTCGGTAGTCATTGGTGCCCGTGCATGGGTGAAGAATGAAGATTACTGGAATGCAAGATGGAGGATTCTGGAAGAAATCAAACTGAAACTGGATGAGAATGAGATTGAGATGGCATATCCGCATCTGACTGTCCAGATGGGAAAAGAGAACTGA